The following coding sequences lie in one Jonesia denitrificans DSM 20603 genomic window:
- the sucB gene encoding 2-oxoglutarate dehydrogenase, E2 component, dihydrolipoamide succinyltransferase: MSNTVKMPALGESVTEGTVTRWLKNVGDTIEVDEPLLEVSTDKVDTEIPSPFSGVLEAILVEEDDTVEVGADLATIGDGSGASSAQPATSEQPASPQEAAPAQQQAPAEQPAQPSAATPASGDGEKVTLPALGESVTEGTVTRWLKNVGDTIEVDEPLLEVSTDKVDTEVPSPVAGVVTQILVEEDETVEVGAVLAIIGDGSTPAPQQQPAQQPASPQEAAPAQQQAPAEQPAQPSAATPASGDGEKVTLPALGESVTEGTVTRWLKNVGDTIEVDEPLLEVSTDKVDTEVPSPVAGVVTQILVEEDETVEVGAVLAIIGDGSTPAPQQQPAEEPAPVAPQPAVPSEAAQQAAPPAQSSPTPAQESAATPARAPQSTPAAAPAARGGYVTPLVRKLASEKGVDLSTVTGTGIGGRIRKEDVLEAAQKAAQPAAAPQRAEQPAPSTSTDGSTAPTTILPVSELRGTTEKASRLRQIIAERMVEALQTQAQLTTVMEVDVTAVVRLRSKVKEAFKAKHGANLTFLSFYALAAAEALKAYPKINGVLEDKTITYPDAEHIGIAVDTPRGLLVPVIKNAGDLDLAGFATSITDLGSRTRDNKVKPDELSGATFTITNTGSGGALFDTPIVPVGTSAILGTGTMVKRPAVVAGPDGEDVIAIRTFTYLSISYDHRLVDGADASRFLSAVKARIEEGKFEDFLGL, translated from the coding sequence ATGTCTAACACTGTGAAAATGCCCGCGCTGGGCGAATCCGTCACCGAAGGAACCGTTACCCGCTGGCTGAAGAACGTGGGCGACACCATCGAGGTCGACGAACCACTCCTTGAGGTGTCCACCGACAAAGTCGACACCGAAATTCCCTCTCCATTTTCTGGAGTACTCGAAGCTATCCTCGTCGAAGAAGATGACACTGTGGAGGTCGGGGCCGATCTCGCAACAATTGGTGACGGCTCAGGCGCGTCATCAGCTCAGCCTGCAACCTCCGAACAGCCTGCTTCGCCACAAGAGGCTGCTCCTGCTCAACAGCAGGCACCTGCCGAGCAGCCAGCTCAGCCCTCAGCTGCAACACCGGCTTCAGGCGATGGCGAAAAGGTCACTCTTCCCGCACTCGGCGAATCCGTCACCGAAGGAACCGTGACCCGCTGGCTGAAGAACGTGGGCGACACCATCGAGGTCGACGAACCACTCCTTGAGGTATCCACCGACAAAGTCGACACCGAGGTGCCCTCACCGGTCGCTGGTGTGGTCACACAAATCCTTGTCGAGGAAGACGAAACAGTTGAGGTCGGCGCAGTCCTCGCCATCATCGGCGACGGCTCCACACCCGCACCACAACAACAACCAGCACAACAGCCTGCTTCGCCACAAGAGGCTGCTCCTGCTCAACAGCAGGCACCTGCCGAGCAGCCAGCTCAGCCCTCAGCTGCAACACCGGCTTCAGGCGATGGCGAAAAGGTCACTCTTCCCGCACTCGGCGAATCCGTCACCGAAGGAACCGTTACCCGCTGGCTGAAGAACGTGGGCGACACCATCGAGGTCGACGAACCACTCCTTGAGGTGTCCACCGACAAAGTCGACACCGAGGTGCCCTCACCGGTCGCTGGTGTGGTCACACAAATCCTTGTCGAGGAAGACGAAACAGTTGAGGTCGGCGCAGTCCTCGCCATCATCGGCGACGGCTCCACACCCGCACCACAACAACAACCAGCAGAAGAACCCGCCCCGGTGGCACCACAGCCTGCGGTGCCTTCGGAAGCAGCACAACAAGCGGCCCCACCTGCGCAGTCCTCCCCCACTCCGGCTCAGGAATCTGCTGCGACACCAGCTCGTGCACCGCAGTCAACTCCCGCAGCAGCACCTGCTGCACGAGGTGGATACGTGACACCACTGGTCCGCAAGCTCGCCTCCGAGAAGGGAGTGGACCTGTCCACGGTGACAGGCACCGGCATTGGCGGACGCATCCGCAAGGAAGATGTGCTCGAGGCTGCACAGAAAGCTGCGCAACCCGCTGCCGCACCGCAACGAGCTGAACAGCCAGCACCAAGCACATCGACAGATGGCTCAACAGCACCCACGACAATCCTCCCGGTCTCGGAACTGCGCGGAACAACAGAGAAAGCGTCACGCCTGCGCCAGATCATTGCTGAGCGCATGGTCGAAGCACTCCAGACGCAAGCTCAACTCACCACCGTCATGGAAGTCGACGTCACCGCAGTTGTGCGGCTACGGTCCAAGGTCAAGGAAGCGTTCAAAGCAAAGCACGGTGCGAACCTCACGTTCCTGTCGTTCTATGCGTTAGCCGCAGCCGAAGCGTTGAAGGCTTACCCGAAGATCAACGGTGTCCTGGAAGACAAAACCATCACCTACCCAGACGCCGAACACATCGGTATCGCCGTGGACACACCACGTGGGTTGTTGGTTCCCGTCATCAAGAACGCAGGCGACCTCGACCTCGCCGGATTCGCCACCTCGATCACCGACCTTGGTTCACGGACCCGCGATAACAAGGTCAAACCCGATGAGTTGTCAGGCGCTACCTTCACCATCACCAACACAGGGTCTGGTGGCGCCCTGTTCGACACACCCATTGTCCCGGTAGGAACCTCCGCGATCCTGGGAACAGGCACCATGGTGAAACGACCAGCAGTGGTTGCTGGCCCTGACGGTGAGGATGTCATCGCCATCCGCACCTTCACCTACCTGTCCATTTCCTACGACCACCGGCTGGTTGACGGAGCTGACGCGTCACGCTTCTTGTCCGCGGTCAAGGCTCGGATCGAAGAGGGTAAGTTCGAGGACTTCCTCGGCCTGTAG
- a CDS encoding TIGR01777 family oxidoreductase, which translates to MTDTSTPHTIVIAGASGMIGSALTTALRERGHHVIQLTRQRTGRTQTGQGVDTVTWDPARGFVPQKVIDRADAVINLAGASIGDRRWDKAYKKKILHSRVCATSTLARAIARSDTPPQVLLQASATGFYGFPEHPVDEKSFSGSTFLAAVCRAWEAEAKPAMNAGCRVVFLRTGIVLDPSGGALKKMLIPLKLGVGGPLGSGNQVWSWITLADHVRACLFLLDTAQAWGPVNLVAPGTVTQRELTAAFAQQMRRPALVTVPSFALRVALGQFAGEITRGVTVRPTVLDELGFTFDHPTVDRAARWAIDERGSV; encoded by the coding sequence ATGACTGACACTTCCACGCCACACACAATTGTCATCGCAGGGGCAAGCGGCATGATTGGATCTGCACTGACCACTGCGCTTCGCGAGCGCGGACATCACGTCATTCAACTCACCAGACAACGCACCGGACGAACACAGACCGGGCAAGGCGTGGACACAGTGACATGGGATCCAGCACGCGGATTTGTGCCCCAAAAGGTCATAGACCGCGCAGATGCAGTCATCAACCTTGCTGGCGCGAGCATTGGGGATCGCCGCTGGGACAAGGCCTATAAGAAAAAGATCCTCCATTCCCGGGTCTGTGCTACCTCAACCCTCGCCCGAGCCATTGCACGATCCGACACTCCCCCACAGGTCCTACTCCAAGCATCCGCAACAGGTTTTTACGGGTTCCCGGAACATCCTGTGGACGAGAAGTCGTTTTCAGGCTCCACGTTTCTTGCCGCAGTGTGCCGTGCGTGGGAAGCGGAGGCAAAACCAGCGATGAATGCCGGCTGCCGAGTGGTCTTTCTCCGCACCGGAATTGTTCTTGACCCTTCAGGTGGTGCGCTCAAAAAAATGCTGATCCCGCTCAAGCTTGGGGTTGGTGGGCCTTTGGGGTCGGGCAATCAAGTGTGGTCATGGATCACGTTAGCTGACCATGTCCGCGCCTGCTTGTTTCTACTTGATACCGCGCAGGCATGGGGGCCGGTGAACCTTGTGGCCCCTGGGACGGTCACGCAGCGCGAACTCACCGCAGCGTTTGCACAACAGATGCGACGGCCGGCGTTGGTCACGGTTCCATCTTTTGCTCTACGAGTTGCGCTTGGCCAGTTTGCTGGTGAAATCACTCGCGGTGTGACCGTGCGTCCCACAGTCCTTGACGAGTTGGGATTCACTTTTGATCACCCAACTGTTGACCGGGCGGCTCGTTGGGCAATTGACGAACGTGGCAGTGTTTAG